From the genome of Gemmatimonadota bacterium, one region includes:
- a CDS encoding putative addiction module antidote protein, giving the protein MTKKQVLKHTVSYEEGLLKALKDPEEARAYLEVALDECEASGETDGLLLALRDVAQAQGGVGALAKRAGLNREHLYRVLSSRSKPKLDNLMAIISALGFRLRLDCIKL; this is encoded by the coding sequence ATGACTAAAAAACAGGTTTTGAAACACACGGTCAGTTATGAAGAGGGACTGCTAAAAGCGCTCAAAGACCCCGAAGAAGCTCGGGCTTATCTGGAAGTTGCACTGGATGAGTGTGAAGCAAGCGGCGAGACGGATGGGCTGTTATTGGCCTTGCGCGATGTCGCCCAGGCACAAGGTGGCGTTGGTGCATTGGCAAAACGCGCCGGACTAAACCGCGAACATCTCTACCGCGTGCTTTCGAGTCGCAGCAAACCGAAGCTCGACAATCTGATGGCTATTATTTCTGCTCTGGGATTTAGGCTGAGGTTAGATTGTATCAAGTTGTAG